One Bacteroidota bacterium DNA window includes the following coding sequences:
- the polA gene encoding DNA polymerase I produces MAEPKKLFLLDAMALIYRAYFALNKNPRINSKGLNTSAILGFANTLIEVLKSENPSHIGVAIDSKAPTVRHIEFAAYKANREAMPEDISLAIPYIIRLIKALNIPLIALDGYEADDIIGTLAKKAEKKGYITYMMTPDKDFGQLISENILMYKPARLGNKPEIVGVKEICEKYGLKRPEQFIDILGLWGDASDNIPGVPGVGEKTASKLIGEFDSLENLLKKTHQLKGKLKENLEAFSEQAIMSKQLATIILDVPVDFDENLLEINEPDIPVLKQLFAELEFRQLAQRFFTDQPAQPSVVVKQDNNTYADLFSELPENERLIPDKSNISTVAHSYTLVDSSAARKELIEALSSKSSFCFDTETTDKDANNAEIVGLSFAFEISKAFYVPLPENYNECLRILSEFKALFENEKIEKVGQNIKYDITILKWYEIEVKGPLFDTMIAHYLLEPDLRHGMDYLAETYLKYRPISYDEITEKKRGHQLNMRQVQQYKLSQLVDYACEDADITLQLSKLFRPKLKESGTLELYEKIEGPLIPVLVSMETEGVRLDFEVLNTYSKELHEELLKIRDRIYGHAGQEFNIASPKQLGEILFDRLKIIDNAKKTKTKQYSTGEDILQKLVNKHPIISEILDFRTLTKLKSTYVDTLPELVNPRDGRIHTSYMQTVASTGRLSSQNPNLQNIPIRTEKGREIRRTFIPRDENHILFAADYSQIELRIIAELSKDQQMIAAFKDGIDIHTATASKVYGVGLDEVTKDMRRNAKMVNFGIIYGISAFGLSERLSIPRKEAAEIIDQYFKQYKGVKNYMESTIKSAREKGYVETIMGRRRYLNDINSNNAIVRGFAERNAINAPIQGSSADMIKIAMIRIYEEFEKQKLQSKMILQVHDELVFDTLKSELQIVQKIVENSMKNAIKMEVPIVVDINTGNNWLEAH; encoded by the coding sequence ATGGCCGAACCAAAAAAACTTTTCTTACTTGACGCAATGGCATTGATTTACCGTGCTTATTTTGCACTTAATAAAAACCCCCGGATCAACTCAAAAGGATTAAATACCTCTGCAATTCTTGGTTTTGCCAATACCCTGATTGAGGTTTTAAAGAGTGAAAATCCCAGTCATATAGGGGTTGCCATTGATTCAAAAGCACCCACAGTTCGACACATTGAATTTGCTGCTTACAAAGCAAATCGTGAAGCAATGCCTGAAGATATATCCCTGGCGATCCCTTATATTATTCGATTAATAAAAGCACTAAATATTCCTTTAATCGCTCTGGATGGATACGAAGCTGATGATATCATAGGAACCCTTGCGAAAAAAGCTGAAAAAAAAGGCTATATTACTTACATGATGACTCCTGACAAGGATTTCGGACAATTGATTTCAGAAAACATTTTGATGTATAAGCCTGCCCGATTAGGTAATAAACCAGAGATTGTTGGAGTAAAAGAGATTTGTGAGAAATATGGTTTAAAACGGCCTGAACAATTCATTGATATTCTCGGACTTTGGGGAGATGCTTCAGATAATATTCCGGGGGTTCCCGGGGTTGGTGAAAAAACGGCTTCAAAACTTATTGGTGAATTTGACAGCTTGGAAAATCTATTAAAAAAAACACATCAACTGAAGGGAAAACTAAAAGAAAATTTGGAAGCTTTCAGTGAACAAGCGATTATGTCAAAACAACTGGCAACGATCATCTTGGATGTTCCGGTCGATTTTGATGAAAACCTGTTAGAGATCAATGAACCGGATATTCCTGTCCTTAAACAATTATTTGCTGAACTTGAATTTCGTCAGTTGGCCCAAAGATTTTTCACGGATCAACCAGCTCAACCTAGCGTTGTGGTGAAGCAAGACAATAATACTTATGCGGATTTGTTCAGCGAATTACCCGAAAATGAAAGATTAATTCCTGACAAAAGCAATATTTCAACGGTAGCCCACTCTTATACTCTGGTTGATTCTTCAGCAGCACGTAAAGAGTTAATTGAAGCATTAAGTTCAAAATCTTCATTTTGTTTTGATACCGAAACTACCGATAAGGATGCGAATAACGCAGAAATTGTCGGCTTATCATTTGCCTTTGAAATTAGCAAGGCATTTTATGTACCATTACCTGAAAATTATAATGAATGTCTGCGGATTCTCTCTGAATTTAAGGCTCTCTTTGAAAATGAAAAAATTGAGAAAGTCGGACAAAATATCAAATACGATATTACGATTTTAAAATGGTATGAGATTGAAGTGAAAGGTCCGCTATTTGACACAATGATTGCACACTATTTACTTGAACCTGATTTACGTCACGGGATGGATTATCTGGCAGAAACTTATTTGAAATATAGGCCCATAAGTTATGATGAAATCACCGAAAAAAAACGAGGACATCAGCTTAACATGAGGCAGGTTCAGCAGTATAAGCTTTCTCAATTGGTTGATTATGCTTGCGAAGACGCAGATATTACGCTGCAACTATCAAAATTATTCAGACCAAAGTTAAAAGAATCAGGTACGCTTGAATTATATGAAAAAATTGAAGGGCCTCTCATTCCGGTCCTGGTTTCGATGGAAACAGAAGGTGTCAGACTTGATTTTGAGGTCCTGAATACTTACTCTAAAGAGTTGCATGAAGAATTACTGAAAATCAGAGATCGGATTTATGGTCATGCAGGACAAGAATTTAATATTGCATCTCCAAAACAGTTGGGCGAAATTTTATTTGACCGTTTAAAAATAATTGATAACGCCAAAAAAACCAAGACCAAGCAATATTCTACAGGAGAAGATATTTTACAGAAATTAGTAAATAAGCATCCCATTATTTCTGAAATATTGGATTTTCGCACTTTGACCAAATTAAAATCAACGTATGTTGATACTTTACCCGAATTGGTAAATCCTCGTGATGGACGTATCCACACTTCTTATATGCAAACGGTGGCGTCAACCGGAAGATTAAGTTCACAAAATCCAAATCTTCAAAATATTCCTATCCGCACAGAAAAAGGCCGGGAAATTCGGAGAACTTTTATCCCGAGAGACGAAAACCATATTCTATTTGCTGCAGATTATTCGCAAATCGAATTGAGAATTATTGCAGAATTAAGCAAAGATCAACAAATGATTGCAGCATTCAAGGATGGGATCGACATTCATACGGCAACCGCATCAAAGGTTTATGGTGTTGGTCTTGATGAAGTTACAAAAGATATGCGCAGAAATGCGAAAATGGTCAACTTTGGTATTATTTACGGTATTTCTGCCTTTGGCTTATCTGAACGATTATCAATTCCACGAAAAGAAGCCGCTGAGATAATCGACCAGTATTTTAAGCAATATAAAGGTGTGAAAAATTACATGGAATCTACCATAAAGTCGGCTCGTGAAAAAGGTTATGTTGAAACCATTATGGGCCGTCGCAGGTATTTGAATGATATTAATTCAAATAACGCCATAGTTAGAGGGTTTGCAGAAAGAAATGCCATCAATGCCCCTATACAGGGTTCATCTGCAGACATGATCAAGATTGCCATGATTCGCATTTATGAAGAATTCGAGAAACAAAAACTTCAATCAAAAATGATCCTTCAAGTACATGATGAGTTGGTTTTTGATACTTTGAAATCGGAATTGCAGATCGTACAAAAAATTGTGGAAAACAGTATGAAAAACGCCATAAAAATGGAAGTACCAATTGTTGTTGATATAAACACAGGCAATAACTGGCTAGAGGCACATTAA
- a CDS encoding methylcrotonoyl-CoA carboxylase gives MFKLETKIDTSSDEFKKNKEDFLKLLSEYKAIHKQVKKGGGDSTVKKHKERGKLLARERIDKLIDPNTPFLELSALAAFKMYDDGHPSAGIITGIGVINGRETVIIANDATVKGGTYVKEGIKKHLRAQEIAMDSQLPCVYMVDSGGVFLPEQANVFPDKEHFGRFFYNQAKMSAQGIPQIAIVMGSCTAGGAYVPAMSDETIIVKNQGTIFLGGPPLVKAATGEVVTPEELGGAEVHTTHSGVADHMADDDVHAIQICRNIFQNLDKKDKQKLDLSPIEEPLYDPKELYGIAPIDLRKMVDPLEIIMRMVDGSKFHEFKAKYGTSLVTGFAKIMGYPVGIIANKGILFNESALKGAHFIELCCARKIPLVFLQNITGFIVGKDYERKGIAKDGAKLVHAVANANVPKFTVIFGGSFGAGNYGMAGRAYSPNLLFMWPNAKISVMGGRQAANVLITVKKDQYEAKGKTMPQEEIDELRNSIIEKYDHEGSAYYSTARLWDDGIIDPVDTRKVLAMGISMSLNKPFDDQKFGVFRM, from the coding sequence GTGTTTAAGCTAGAAACTAAAATTGACACAAGCTCTGATGAGTTTAAGAAAAACAAAGAAGATTTTTTAAAGCTCCTTAGCGAATACAAAGCGATCCATAAACAGGTTAAGAAAGGTGGTGGCGACTCTACAGTTAAGAAACATAAAGAGCGTGGAAAATTATTAGCCAGAGAACGTATTGACAAGTTAATAGATCCCAATACCCCATTTCTTGAACTTTCTGCCCTGGCTGCTTTTAAAATGTATGACGATGGCCATCCATCTGCCGGTATCATTACCGGTATTGGTGTAATTAATGGTCGCGAAACTGTTATCATTGCGAATGATGCCACTGTTAAAGGGGGTACTTATGTCAAAGAAGGTATCAAGAAACATTTAAGGGCTCAGGAAATTGCAATGGACAGCCAGCTTCCCTGTGTTTATATGGTAGATTCAGGTGGGGTATTTTTACCTGAGCAAGCAAACGTATTTCCAGACAAAGAACATTTTGGACGCTTTTTCTATAACCAGGCAAAAATGTCGGCACAAGGCATCCCTCAAATTGCCATTGTAATGGGTTCATGTACAGCCGGAGGAGCTTACGTTCCTGCGATGAGCGATGAAACAATTATTGTCAAGAATCAAGGTACGATTTTCCTCGGTGGACCCCCATTGGTGAAAGCTGCTACCGGCGAAGTGGTAACTCCCGAAGAATTAGGCGGAGCAGAAGTTCATACAACCCACTCGGGTGTTGCCGATCACATGGCCGACGATGATGTTCATGCCATTCAAATTTGCCGAAATATTTTCCAAAATCTGGATAAAAAAGACAAACAAAAGCTTGATCTAAGTCCGATTGAAGAACCTCTTTACGATCCAAAAGAACTTTATGGCATTGCACCTATTGATTTACGAAAAATGGTAGATCCATTGGAAATCATCATGCGCATGGTTGATGGAAGTAAGTTTCACGAATTCAAAGCAAAATACGGTACCTCTTTAGTTACCGGTTTTGCGAAAATCATGGGTTATCCGGTTGGTATTATTGCCAATAAAGGAATCCTATTTAACGAATCAGCACTTAAAGGAGCGCATTTTATTGAATTGTGTTGTGCCCGTAAAATACCATTGGTTTTTCTTCAAAACATTACCGGATTTATTGTTGGTAAAGATTATGAAAGAAAAGGAATTGCCAAGGATGGTGCAAAACTGGTACATGCCGTTGCAAATGCAAATGTTCCTAAATTCACGGTAATATTTGGAGGTTCCTTCGGAGCAGGCAATTATGGAATGGCTGGTCGTGCATACAGCCCCAACCTTTTATTTATGTGGCCAAATGCCAAAATTTCGGTAATGGGTGGACGACAAGCTGCAAATGTATTGATAACCGTTAAAAAGGATCAATACGAAGCCAAGGGTAAAACAATGCCACAAGAAGAAATTGATGAACTTCGAAATAGTATTATCGAAAAATACGACCATGAAGGTTCAGCATACTATAGCACGGCTCGTTTATGGGATGATGGGATCATTGATCCTGTTGATACCCGAAAAGTTTTGGCAATGGGAATCTCCATGTCTTTAAATAAGCCATTTGACGATCAGAAATTTGGCGTTTTCAGAATGTAA
- a CDS encoding ROK family protein: MDYFKDERIVLTLDAGGTNFVFSAIQSGKGLGQPISRQIKGLKLKEILVTMIDGFQQLNENTKHQAVAISFSFPGPADYKNGIIGDLQNIPEFRGGIALKAMLENEFKLPVYINNDGDLFALGESMVGLLPEINSIFKQQGSFRKFNNLLGVTLGTGYGAGIVHNEILFCGDNSASAEINRFRNKLYPETSAEDSLTIRGIKRVYARESGLPIHQVPEPDLICKIGMGQSDGNQKAALKAFHELAVVAGDTLASATSLIDGLIVIGGGLSGAHSLFIQSLVDEMNSNFITLSSNRLSRMEVRAFNLESTEELKAFLENSEIKIKVPFSKQEQIYDPIKKIGVGISKLGTSKATSIGAYAFALNQLVKNIKK, translated from the coding sequence ATGGATTATTTCAAAGATGAAAGAATTGTGCTTACCCTTGATGCCGGAGGTACAAATTTTGTTTTTTCTGCAATTCAATCCGGAAAAGGACTTGGTCAACCTATCAGTAGGCAAATTAAGGGTTTGAAACTTAAAGAAATTTTAGTAACAATGATTGATGGATTTCAACAACTAAACGAAAACACAAAACATCAAGCTGTTGCAATAAGTTTCAGTTTTCCGGGGCCTGCCGATTACAAGAATGGTATTATTGGTGACCTTCAAAATATTCCTGAATTCAGAGGTGGGATTGCACTGAAGGCAATGCTTGAAAATGAATTCAAACTTCCTGTGTATATTAATAATGACGGCGATTTATTTGCATTGGGAGAGTCGATGGTTGGCCTGCTTCCAGAAATTAATTCCATTTTTAAGCAACAAGGAAGTTTTAGAAAATTTAATAATTTATTGGGAGTAACATTGGGAACAGGATACGGTGCAGGGATCGTTCATAATGAGATTCTGTTTTGTGGTGATAACTCGGCAAGTGCTGAAATAAACCGCTTTCGGAATAAACTTTATCCTGAAACAAGTGCAGAAGATAGCCTAACAATCAGAGGGATTAAGCGGGTTTATGCCAGAGAATCCGGTTTACCCATACATCAGGTTCCGGAACCGGATCTCATATGTAAAATTGGAATGGGTCAATCTGATGGGAATCAAAAAGCAGCCTTAAAAGCTTTTCATGAATTAGCAGTTGTAGCAGGTGATACCTTAGCAAGTGCCACCAGTTTGATTGATGGTTTAATAGTAATAGGTGGTGGCTTATCTGGGGCTCATTCGCTCTTTATTCAATCATTGGTTGATGAAATGAATTCCAATTTTATAACCCTAAGTTCTAATCGTTTAAGCAGAATGGAAGTACGGGCATTTAATCTTGAATCTACCGAAGAACTGAAAGCATTTCTAGAAAATTCAGAAATAAAAATTAAAGTACCTTTCTCTAAACAAGAACAAATTTATGACCCCATTAAAAAAATTGGCGTTGGAATCAGTAAATTAGGAACCTCAAAAGCAACTTCAATAGGAGCATATGCATTTGCCTTGAATCAATTAGTTAAAAATATAAAAAAATAA
- a CDS encoding enoyl-CoA hydratase/isomerase family protein, with protein MKSFNNIEFELQEQVGTIWLNRPDKHNALNAEMISEIIDCFELLNDDPEVRVLLLKGRGKSFCAGADLNYMKGIAEFGFKENYEDSLKLAKCFNTIYTCKKPTIALVQGAAIGGANGLLAACDFVFCTEDAKFAFSEVKLGIAPATISLYVLKRIGEFRARDLMLSGRRFTGIEAAQYQLANSAQPESEIEENANKMVQFLLSSGPNAITACKELIYNISNKYDFESAIDYSAKLIAELRASKEGQEGMASFLEKRKPNWVK; from the coding sequence ATGAAATCTTTTAATAATATCGAATTCGAGCTTCAGGAACAAGTTGGCACTATATGGCTAAACAGGCCTGATAAACATAATGCATTGAATGCTGAAATGATATCGGAAATTATTGATTGTTTCGAATTGTTAAATGATGATCCGGAAGTTCGGGTACTACTTTTAAAAGGTAGGGGAAAATCATTTTGTGCCGGTGCTGACCTCAATTATATGAAGGGTATTGCTGAATTTGGCTTCAAAGAAAATTATGAAGACAGCTTAAAACTGGCCAAATGCTTTAATACAATCTATACGTGCAAAAAACCCACCATTGCTCTAGTGCAGGGTGCTGCTATTGGTGGTGCCAATGGTTTACTGGCAGCATGCGATTTTGTATTTTGTACAGAGGATGCAAAATTCGCATTCTCTGAAGTTAAATTAGGCATTGCCCCTGCAACAATTTCACTATACGTTCTTAAACGGATTGGCGAATTCAGAGCCAGGGATTTAATGTTGAGTGGAAGACGTTTTACAGGAATTGAAGCAGCACAATATCAGTTGGCAAATTCGGCTCAACCTGAAAGTGAGATTGAAGAAAATGCCAATAAAATGGTTCAATTCTTATTAAGTAGTGGCCCTAACGCGATTACTGCTTGTAAAGAATTAATTTATAACATCAGTAATAAATACGATTTTGAAAGTGCTATTGATTACAGCGCTAAACTAATAGCCGAATTAAGAGCTTCCAAAGAAGGACAAGAGGGAATGGCTTCTTTTCTTGAAAAGAGAAAGCCTAATTGGGTCAAATAA
- a CDS encoding TonB-dependent receptor plug domain-containing protein encodes MKLKTIVIIALSLLVVEVSFAQTKKQKKITLSGYVTDGNKKPLSGVTIIVDGVTLNKSTNSKGFYKINVKPEIKTLMVYTMLNGGLEVEFTGRTKINFILEPNTSNEGKYIPKDQLVDLGYGNALKSNLASSYGVIDGEKSDDFNYKNIFDMIQGQVPGVVVSGSSVLIRGTNSINGGTQPLFVVDGSATYSIEYINPRDVKSISIIKGPATAIYGVKGANGVILITTKSGSIKK; translated from the coding sequence ATGAAATTAAAAACAATCGTTATAATAGCTTTGTCACTATTGGTAGTTGAAGTATCTTTTGCTCAAACTAAAAAGCAGAAAAAAATTACCCTTAGTGGGTATGTTACTGATGGCAATAAAAAACCTTTATCAGGAGTGACAATTATTGTCGATGGAGTTACACTTAATAAGTCCACCAATTCGAAAGGATTTTATAAAATTAATGTTAAGCCCGAAATAAAAACTTTGATGGTCTACACGATGTTAAACGGTGGATTGGAAGTTGAATTTACCGGAAGGACAAAAATAAATTTTATATTGGAGCCAAATACATCAAATGAAGGAAAGTATATACCAAAAGATCAACTGGTTGACCTAGGGTATGGAAATGCACTAAAGAGCAACCTAGCATCTAGTTACGGGGTAATAGATGGCGAGAAATCGGACGATTTTAATTATAAAAACATATTTGATATGATTCAAGGTCAGGTTCCCGGTGTAGTTGTAAGTGGAAGTTCTGTTCTTATTAGGGGAACAAATTCAATTAATGGGGGTACGCAGCCACTTTTTGTCGTAGATGGTTCTGCGACCTATTCTATTGAGTATATCAATCCAAGGGATGTAAAATCAATCTCTATTATCAAAGGTCCTGCAACTGCAATCTATGGCGTTAAGGGTGCAAACGGAGTAATCCTGATAACAACCAAGAGCGGATCGATTAAAAAATAG
- a CDS encoding MBL fold metallo-hydrolase encodes MKLYAIETGNLKLDGGAMFGVVPKVMWNKLYPADENNLCNWAMRCLLIDDGEHVILIDNGIGDKQDENFLKHYYLNGEATLETSLNKYGYTTDDVTDMLLTHLHFDHCGGSIKYDEKGKLVPAFKNAKYWVSKEQYEWATNPNRREKASFLKENILPIKESGQLNIVEKEGEIIPNIYAKIFNGHTQGQIIPHIKFGDKTIAYTADLFPSTAHIPMPWIMAYDTKPLITLEDRERFFKEALEEDVILFFEHDLYHECCSIEMTEKGVKVKETFTLNKLVAN; translated from the coding sequence ATGAAATTATACGCTATTGAAACCGGAAATTTAAAATTGGATGGAGGAGCCATGTTTGGTGTGGTTCCGAAGGTAATGTGGAACAAACTTTATCCTGCCGATGAAAATAATCTTTGCAATTGGGCCATGCGTTGTTTGCTAATTGATGACGGAGAACATGTTATTTTAATTGATAATGGAATTGGCGATAAACAAGACGAAAATTTCCTGAAACATTATTATTTAAATGGCGAAGCAACACTTGAAACTTCCTTAAATAAATACGGTTACACCACTGATGATGTCACGGATATGCTGCTTACCCACCTTCATTTTGATCATTGTGGCGGAAGTATCAAATACGATGAAAAAGGTAAGTTGGTTCCTGCTTTCAAGAATGCAAAATATTGGGTCAGCAAAGAACAGTATGAGTGGGCAACAAATCCAAATCGAAGGGAAAAAGCATCTTTCTTAAAAGAAAATATACTACCGATAAAAGAAAGCGGACAATTAAATATTGTAGAAAAAGAAGGTGAAATAATACCAAATATCTATGCCAAAATATTTAATGGACATACACAGGGTCAAATTATTCCACATATAAAATTTGGGGATAAAACCATTGCTTACACTGCCGATCTCTTCCCTTCTACAGCCCATATCCCAATGCCCTGGATTATGGCTTACGATACCAAACCTTTAATTACTCTTGAAGATCGTGAACGCTTTTTTAAAGAAGCTTTGGAAGAAGATGTCATTCTGTTTTTTGAGCATGATTTATATCATGAATGTTGCTCTATCGAAATGACAGAAAAAGGAGTGAAGGTTAAAGAAACCTTTACATTAAATAAATTGGTAGCCAACTAA
- a CDS encoding pyruvate carboxyltransferase: MNYPKKVTIGDITVRDGFQHEEIFIPTEAKLWVLEQLMLAGFKHVEATNLGNPHGMPQFKDSDTLLKLLYKSKKVAHLIDKVSVTAITIREKAIERAIQAKKEGWGPDRVLVMVSTSESHQRQNSGLSIEEYFKMCEEWIPKAHDAGIKVNGTVSTIWGCPIEGPTEMSKAIDFTKRWLDIGANDVEHADHDGSASPDRVYRYYSMLLDAIPNPEKHIVHFHQTRGWGLANVLAALQAGMTNYEATMGGIGGQPANFVSGVPVSGTGKYYYKDPSIVGLVSMEDMVVMMDEMGIDTGLDVDKVLEIGRMVERICGRPLRSEAIKNGRIPKELSGRK, from the coding sequence ATGAATTACCCCAAAAAAGTAACAATCGGTGATATAACAGTTAGGGATGGATTTCAACATGAAGAAATATTTATTCCAACTGAAGCAAAACTATGGGTTCTGGAACAATTAATGTTGGCCGGATTTAAGCATGTTGAAGCTACCAATCTTGGAAATCCGCATGGGATGCCTCAATTTAAAGATTCAGACACCCTATTGAAGTTGCTCTATAAAAGTAAAAAAGTTGCCCACCTCATTGATAAGGTTTCTGTAACCGCTATAACAATTAGGGAAAAAGCAATAGAACGCGCAATTCAAGCAAAAAAAGAGGGTTGGGGCCCTGATCGCGTTTTGGTCATGGTTTCAACAAGTGAATCACATCAACGTCAAAATTCCGGACTTAGCATTGAAGAATATTTTAAAATGTGCGAAGAATGGATTCCGAAAGCGCATGATGCAGGGATTAAGGTAAACGGAACCGTTAGTACCATTTGGGGTTGCCCTATTGAAGGTCCGACCGAAATGTCGAAAGCTATTGATTTTACCAAACGCTGGTTGGATATTGGAGCCAATGATGTTGAGCATGCCGATCATGATGGTTCCGCATCTCCCGACAGGGTTTACAGATATTATTCGATGCTGTTGGATGCCATACCGAATCCTGAAAAACATATCGTTCATTTTCATCAAACAAGAGGTTGGGGATTGGCAAATGTATTGGCTGCACTTCAGGCCGGGATGACAAATTATGAAGCAACCATGGGAGGAATTGGCGGTCAGCCTGCGAATTTTGTAAGTGGAGTTCCGGTATCGGGTACCGGCAAATATTATTATAAGGACCCTTCAATAGTTGGTTTAGTTTCGATGGAAGACATGGTAGTTATGATGGATGAAATGGGTATTGATACTGGTTTGGATGTGGATAAAGTACTTGAAATAGGTAGGATGGTTGAAAGAATTTGTGGAAGGCCATTGCGTTCGGAAGCTATTAAAAATGGAAGGATTCCAAAGGAACTCTCGGGAAGAAAATAA
- a CDS encoding TonB-dependent receptor plug domain-containing protein, translating to MKLKTIVIIALSLLVVEVSFAQEKKKTKKILVSGYVTDVYEMPLEGVSIIVDDAISDVMTNKKGFYKIKVQPDTKTIMAYSFNHGGIEVNFTGRTKINFILLADSTNSNYVSSEEGKMLDYGYGKVSKKHSTSSIANVEDNVIKDNTYTDIYEMIKGKVAGVAVTGKQITIRGISSLTAQGNPLFVVNGMETNSIDHINPRDVQSISVLKGPSAAIYGSRGSMGVIIINLRSGNK from the coding sequence ATGAAATTAAAAACAATCGTTATAATAGCTTTGTCACTATTGGTAGTTGAAGTATCTTTTGCTCAAGAAAAAAAGAAGACAAAAAAAATATTAGTAAGTGGTTATGTAACCGATGTGTATGAAATGCCTCTTGAAGGGGTTTCAATTATTGTGGATGATGCGATATCTGATGTAATGACCAATAAAAAAGGGTTTTATAAAATAAAAGTACAGCCGGATACAAAAACTATAATGGCATATTCGTTCAATCATGGTGGTATCGAGGTGAATTTTACCGGAAGAACTAAAATTAATTTTATTTTATTAGCTGATTCGACAAATTCCAACTATGTTAGTTCAGAGGAAGGTAAAATGCTCGATTATGGATATGGTAAGGTTAGTAAGAAGCACAGTACTTCGAGTATAGCTAATGTTGAAGATAATGTGATAAAAGATAACACGTATACTGATATCTATGAAATGATAAAGGGTAAGGTTGCTGGTGTTGCCGTTACCGGAAAACAAATAACGATCAGAGGGATTTCTTCATTAACTGCCCAAGGAAATCCATTATTTGTTGTGAATGGGATGGAGACAAACTCTATCGATCATATTAATCCAAGAGATGTACAATCAATTTCTGTACTTAAAGGACCTTCTGCAGCCATATATGGCTCAAGAGGGAGTATGGGTGTAATCATTATTAATTTGAGAAGCGGTAATAAATAA
- a CDS encoding hydroxymethylglutaryl-CoA lyase, with protein sequence MIKIIETARDGFQGLKPFIPTAKKIEYINALLKVGFDAIDVGSFVSEKAVPQMTDTAQVIRNLDLSSTKSKIMVLVGNEKGAITAAGFEQIDQLIYPFSISETFLKKNINADFKKAENDLDEIVNNCNKHHKELVVYLTMGFGNPYGDLWSLEIIHQWIERLIAKGVKIIPLSDITGESTPQKIKEVYTSIIPAYPDIEFGFHLHSSKDTWFEKVDAAYNSGVERFDTVIGGIGGCPMTGYELLSNLNTTNLYSYFEDKNIETQIDKDQFEFCVKMIKSLF encoded by the coding sequence ATGATTAAAATAATCGAAACAGCAAGAGATGGATTTCAGGGGTTGAAACCCTTTATTCCGACAGCAAAAAAAATTGAATATATCAATGCTTTGCTAAAGGTTGGATTTGATGCCATTGATGTTGGATCTTTCGTTTCTGAAAAAGCAGTTCCTCAAATGACAGATACTGCTCAAGTGATCAGAAATTTGGATTTGTCAAGTACCAAGTCAAAAATTATGGTTTTGGTGGGGAATGAAAAAGGAGCCATAACAGCCGCTGGTTTCGAACAAATTGATCAGTTAATTTATCCATTTTCAATTTCAGAAACTTTCCTTAAAAAGAATATTAATGCAGATTTTAAGAAAGCAGAAAACGATTTGGACGAAATTGTAAATAATTGCAATAAGCATCATAAAGAATTGGTAGTTTATTTGACCATGGGTTTTGGAAACCCATATGGTGATCTTTGGAGTTTGGAAATTATTCACCAATGGATTGAGAGATTAATTGCGAAGGGAGTTAAAATAATCCCTTTGTCGGATATTACCGGAGAATCAACCCCTCAAAAGATCAAAGAAGTTTATACCTCAATTATTCCGGCCTATCCCGATATTGAATTTGGATTTCATTTACATAGCAGTAAAGATACTTGGTTTGAGAAAGTAGATGCCGCTTATAATTCCGGTGTCGAGCGATTTGATACGGTTATTGGCGGAATAGGCGGTTGTCCGATGACGGGTTATGAACTACTTTCAAACCTGAATACCACCAATTTATATTCTTATTTCGAGGATAAAAATATCGAAACCCAGATAGATAAAGATCAATTTGAGTTTTGTGTCAAGATGATCAAAAGCTTATTTTAA